One genomic window of Luteitalea pratensis includes the following:
- a CDS encoding helix-turn-helix domain-containing protein yields the protein MAIVVMLDDVLHDRRMTLTELADRIGLTLANLSILKTGKARAIRFSTLEAICEALSCQPGDILRFAAEHGEREDPQRRTQRSASR from the coding sequence ATGGCGATCGTCGTCATGCTCGACGACGTCCTCCACGACCGGCGGATGACCCTGACCGAGCTCGCGGATCGGATCGGCCTCACGCTGGCCAACCTCTCGATCCTCAAGACCGGGAAGGCGCGCGCCATCCGCTTCTCGACGCTCGAGGCGATCTGCGAGGCGCTCTCGTGCCAGCCTGGCGACATCCTCCGGTTCGCGGCGGAGCACGGAGAGCGCGAGGACCCGCAGCGTCGAACCCAACGGAGCGCAAGCCGATGA